The following coding sequences are from one Malaciobacter pacificus window:
- a CDS encoding ABC transporter permease: protein MLVLELVTKALSRSKSFSFIFILNFCLAIASLSYLQFFKSSIDSSLDAKAKSLLGADIVISSRFPISENQKELVNSLLPSIKSYDEGISTVSMVSSSKRARLMELVQVNEGFPYYGGLVFKDKTTYPQDLQILKENEVWVYQEVLDLLELKINDTLKIGNKEYIIKKVIDSDSLKNINFNGFMPKVYLSSQGLKRSELLKFGSTGRYKLNYIFNENFTNDELENLEKNLEEKLDRTLRVSSPNDGRDRLLRVLNFLTNFLSLVSLISFFLGLVGLIYLYSGFLRKHQNDINVLSDIGVSKKNLILTYLVHLFVLISIATILVFSFIALTSQFIGPFIQKYIEFNFDFSLDYMFFLKSSVVLFALSLSVGLPLILPLVQKEKRSFLNVIISFTPFVLFLLLLSNLVTPSRNIGLYFALSVLLLIIIFFAVGSIVLKKLDFIGHLDNLSLSLALKNITRQKRTSLTLFTAILLCTAFFSLIPQVGSSLSNALTQSVNERPRFFVIDAKEEQIKDISSQVETLGAKLENIAPMIRARIIKINDRIENDEKNSTQSTVNLSYRTELKKSETIVEGRDFSGAYDSNNFSKPIELSVEQRYASRKKIKLGDTITFDVLGLEVVAKVVNIRTVKWTEFTPNFFLIMQDKAINDAPKTMLATISTGNYDATQMLLKLTDTFPTLTVIDVKNLFETFATVVKDVSAITEKMSYYSIIIGLLMSFIIIQYQMNLQKNNILRLKMIGIKNKTIKNSFLLEYGLISFVASCIGIIIGSLGSYLISNLLFESYWDFRADVLAIYFLLIPLITILVVSLFTSKIIHQKENILFGE from the coding sequence ATGCTAGTTTTAGAATTAGTTACAAAAGCTTTATCAAGGTCAAAATCTTTTAGTTTTATTTTTATATTAAATTTTTGTCTTGCTATTGCTTCACTTTCATATTTACAATTTTTTAAAAGTAGTATTGATTCATCTTTAGATGCAAAAGCAAAAAGCTTGCTTGGAGCTGATATTGTAATATCTTCAAGATTTCCTATTAGTGAAAATCAAAAAGAGTTAGTAAATAGTTTACTCCCTTCTATAAAAAGTTATGATGAAGGGATATCAACTGTTAGTATGGTATCTTCTTCAAAAAGAGCAAGACTTATGGAGTTAGTTCAAGTAAATGAGGGTTTTCCATATTATGGAGGATTGGTTTTCAAAGATAAAACAACTTATCCCCAAGACTTACAAATACTAAAAGAGAATGAAGTTTGGGTTTATCAAGAGGTTTTAGACTTATTAGAATTAAAAATTAATGACACTTTAAAAATAGGAAATAAAGAGTATATTATAAAAAAAGTGATTGATTCAGACTCACTAAAAAATATCAATTTCAATGGATTTATGCCAAAAGTTTATCTAAGTAGCCAAGGACTAAAAAGAAGTGAACTTTTAAAGTTTGGTTCAACGGGAAGATATAAACTTAATTATATATTCAATGAAAATTTCACAAATGATGAATTAGAGAATTTAGAAAAAAACCTAGAAGAAAAACTAGATAGAACACTTAGAGTTTCATCTCCAAATGATGGAAGAGATAGACTTCTAAGAGTATTAAACTTCCTTACAAACTTTTTATCTCTAGTTTCACTTATATCATTTTTCTTAGGTTTAGTTGGTCTTATATATTTATATTCTGGATTTTTAAGAAAACATCAAAATGACATAAATGTTTTAAGTGATATTGGAGTAAGTAAAAAAAATCTTATACTTACTTATCTTGTGCATTTATTTGTTTTAATTAGTATTGCAACAATTTTGGTTTTTTCTTTTATAGCTCTTACTTCACAATTTATTGGACCTTTTATTCAAAAATATATAGAGTTTAATTTTGATTTTTCACTTGATTATATGTTCTTTTTAAAGTCATCTGTTGTTTTATTTGCACTAAGTCTTAGTGTTGGATTACCTTTGATTTTGCCTTTAGTTCAAAAAGAAAAAAGAAGTTTTTTAAATGTAATTATTAGTTTTACTCCATTTGTACTTTTTTTACTTTTATTATCAAACTTAGTAACTCCAAGTAGAAATATAGGTTTATATTTTGCCCTAAGTGTATTATTACTTATAATCATATTTTTCGCTGTTGGTTCAATTGTTCTAAAAAAACTTGACTTTATTGGGCATTTAGATAATCTTTCTTTATCCCTTGCCCTTAAAAATATAACACGACAAAAAAGAACATCGTTAACTCTTTTTACAGCTATATTATTATGTACAGCATTTTTTAGTTTAATTCCTCAAGTTGGCTCATCTCTTTCAAATGCCTTAACTCAAAGTGTAAATGAAAGACCAAGATTTTTTGTAATTGATGCAAAAGAGGAACAAATAAAAGATATAAGCTCTCAAGTTGAAACTTTAGGAGCAAAACTAGAAAATATTGCTCCTATGATTAGAGCTAGAATTATAAAAATAAATGACCGTATAGAAAATGATGAAAAAAATAGCACTCAATCAACAGTAAACTTATCATATAGAACTGAACTTAAGAAAAGTGAAACTATCGTAGAAGGTAGAGATTTTAGTGGTGCTTATGATTCAAATAATTTTTCAAAACCAATTGAGTTAAGTGTTGAGCAGAGATATGCTTCAAGAAAAAAGATAAAACTAGGAGATACAATAACTTTTGATGTATTAGGATTAGAGGTTGTTGCAAAAGTAGTAAATATCCGTACGGTGAAATGGACAGAGTTTACACCAAACTTTTTCTTAATCATGCAAGATAAAGCTATAAATGACGCACCTAAAACTATGCTAGCTACAATATCAACTGGTAACTATGATGCAACTCAAATGCTTTTAAAACTTACAGATACATTCCCAACTTTAACAGTAATTGATGTAAAAAATCTATTTGAAACCTTTGCTACAGTTGTAAAAGATGTTAGTGCTATAACTGAAAAAATGAGTTATTACTCTATTATTATTGGCTTACTAATGAGTTTTATAATAATTCAATATCAAATGAATCTACAAAAAAACAATATCTTAAGATTAAAAATGATTGGAATAAAAAATAAAACAATCAAAAACTCTTTTTTACTTGAGTATGGATTGATATCTTTTGTGGCAAGTTGTATTGGAATAATAATTGGAAGTTTAGGTTCATACTTAATAAGTAATTTACTTTTTGAATCTTATTGGGACTTTAGAGCTGATGTACTTGCTATTTATTTCTTATTGATCCCACTTATTACTATTTTGGTTGTGAGTTTATTTACATCTAAAATCATACATCAAAAAGAGAATATATTGTTTGGGGAGTAA
- a CDS encoding peptidylprolyl isomerase: MAKVTARHILLNNEKLARKLKKEIIKDEITFEKAAKKFSKCPSKKSGGNLGTFSKGEMVREFDTVVFKEDLHRVHGPIKTEFGYHLIEILARY, encoded by the coding sequence ATGGCAAAAGTAACAGCTAGGCATATTTTACTAAACAACGAAAAATTAGCTAGAAAACTAAAAAAAGAGATTATCAAAGATGAAATCACTTTTGAAAAAGCTGCTAAGAAGTTCTCAAAATGCCCTTCTAAAAAAAGCGGTGGAAACCTAGGAACTTTCTCAAAAGGCGAGATGGTAAGAGAGTTTGATACTGTTGTTTTCAAAGAAGATTTACACAGAGTTCATGGACCAATTAAAACAGAGTTTGGATATCATCTAATAGAGATTTTAGCTAGATACTAA